In the Drosophila biarmipes strain raj3 chromosome X, RU_DBia_V1.1, whole genome shotgun sequence genome, one interval contains:
- the LOC108025901 gene encoding protein obstructor-E: MKLFLCAIAVTLCVATTVSAANFECPKPNGQFADEVQCDKFYVCDDGVAKAKLCPDGLVFDPLNRKFNKCDQPFNVDCEDRTELQEPKSSKYCPRKNGFFAHPDPAVCNIFYNCIEGDALETKCTVGLHFDEYSGTCVWPDTAKREGCNPEQRTSETGFVCPKDQPKTDDRGQVVTHPKYPHPTDCQKFYVCLNGEDPRDLGCQLGEVYNDATEMCDAPENVPGCEDWYKDVDEKKD; this comes from the exons ATGAAGCTCTTTTTGTGTGCCATTGCTGTGACGCTGTGTGTGGCGACAA CCGTCTCCGCCGCCAACTTTGAGTGCCCCAAGCCCAATGGCCAGTTCGCCGACGAAGTGCAGTGCGACAAGTTCTACGTCTGCGACGATGGAGTGGCCAAGGCGAAGCTCTGTCCCGACGGCCTGGTCTTCGATCCCCTCAACCGCAAGTTCAACAAGTGCGACCAGCCCTTCAACGTAGACTGCGAGGACCGCACGGAGCTCC AGGAGCCCAAGTCCAGCAAGTACTGCCCCCGCAAGAACGGATTCTTCGCGCATCCCGATCCCGCCGTGTGCAACATCTTCTACAACTGCATCGAGGGCGACGCCCTGGAGACCAAGTGCACCGTGGGCCTGCACTTCGATGAGTACTCGGGCACCTGTGTGTGGCCCGACACCGCCAAGCGCGAGGGCTGCAACCCAGAGCAGA GAACCTCGGAGACCGGCTTCGTTTGCCCCAAGGACCAGCCGAAGACCGACGACCGCGGCCAGGTGGTGACCCATCCCAAGTACCCCCATCCCACCGACTGCCAGAAGTTCTACGTGTGCCTGAACGGCGAGGATCCCAGGGACCTGGGCTGCCAGCTGGGCGAGGTCTACAACGACGCCACCGAGATGTGCGACGCCCCCGAGAACGTGCCCGGCTGCGAGGACTGGTACAAGGATGTCGACGAGAAGAAGGACTAA